In a genomic window of Desulfopila inferna:
- a CDS encoding glycosyltransferase family 4 protein, whose translation MKKKIFFLEGNRDGTIGGSYYVLYDLLYHLDKSRFLPVVGFHRDNLFVEKFRGLGMETHVLELPQPFNFRSAVFTTLLAPLRKGINLFRELLLPACRYAFFLRKNKIDLVNLNNSITRNHCWSLAALLSRTPCITHEMGINDHYSGLDRYFGKRMKAVICVSHAIREHMRKHDVVYPGTVVVQNGLDTERYQVRTPSERLREVYAVDGNSPIIGVVGNIKKWKGQETALRAVSLLKQTFPDIRCLLVGDTGAKDLKYHDHLSRLCSELDIEENVVFTGFQENPIDYLNLMDIFLHTSIRPEPFGIVLLEAMLLGKPIIATNIGGPTEIVVHGKTGFLVTPGEPGKLARTVTALLQAKELATKIGEAGHRRLFELFTIQRNVEKTTKVYEEIFCGATNDGKQGPSAS comes from the coding sequence ATGAAGAAGAAAATATTTTTTCTTGAAGGAAACAGGGATGGGACCATTGGCGGATCTTATTATGTTTTATACGATCTTCTTTATCATCTTGATAAAAGCAGGTTTCTTCCCGTGGTCGGATTTCACAGGGACAATCTTTTCGTGGAGAAGTTCAGAGGACTCGGAATGGAAACACATGTTCTCGAATTGCCGCAGCCGTTCAATTTTCGCTCTGCCGTATTCACGACTCTTCTTGCTCCCTTGAGAAAGGGGATCAATCTGTTCAGGGAATTACTACTCCCTGCCTGCAGGTATGCATTTTTCCTGAGAAAAAACAAGATTGACCTGGTCAACCTCAACAACTCGATAACCCGGAACCACTGCTGGTCCCTGGCTGCACTGTTGTCCAGGACGCCGTGTATCACTCATGAGATGGGGATAAACGATCACTATTCCGGGCTCGACCGCTATTTTGGCAAAAGAATGAAGGCGGTTATTTGTGTCTCGCATGCTATCAGGGAGCATATGCGAAAGCACGATGTGGTCTATCCCGGAACGGTGGTTGTTCAAAACGGCCTCGACACCGAGCGATACCAGGTGCGTACACCGTCGGAACGATTACGTGAGGTGTACGCCGTTGACGGCAACTCACCAATTATCGGCGTGGTCGGCAATATCAAGAAATGGAAGGGACAGGAAACGGCCCTTCGCGCGGTCTCTCTGTTGAAACAGACTTTCCCCGATATCAGATGCCTGCTTGTTGGTGACACGGGCGCCAAAGACCTCAAATATCATGATCATTTGTCCCGCCTGTGCAGCGAACTGGATATCGAGGAAAATGTTGTATTTACGGGATTTCAGGAAAATCCGATAGATTACCTTAATCTCATGGACATATTTCTGCATACCTCCATCAGACCCGAACCCTTTGGTATTGTCCTGCTGGAGGCGATGCTGCTGGGCAAACCAATTATTGCCACCAACATCGGCGGTCCGACTGAAATCGTGGTACACGGGAAAACCGGCTTTCTTGTTACTCCGGGGGAGCCAGGTAAATTGGCGAGGACCGTGACCGCGCTCCTTCAGGCCAAAGAACTCGCCACAAAGATTGGAGAAGCGGGACACAGGCGGCTGTTTGAATTGTTTACCATTCAACGCAATGTGGAGAAGACCACGAAGGTCTATGAGGAAATTTTTTGCGGCGCAACAAATGATGGCAAGCAGGGTCCATCAGCATCCTGA
- a CDS encoding glycosyltransferase family 4 protein encodes MKGENVALQSFPFAKGQRADGNILLVANYASDVGYAWWLMENFWVQIAQYASKGSKKCFLLYPKITTVPPAIAESSIQLIEGKFAFRPKPVRERLKKIIRDNDIRFIYLTDKKNYGMEYFSLRRWGVEKIVVHDHAPGERPLAPMWKRMFKSSVHALGWFSCDHYIGVSKFVYDRFLESGCIPAAKCSYVLNGIHPITMSQDNRNYARRQFSIPAEAVVVVTTGRATYYKGIDFLIRCAHALINEQGKNNVYFLYCGDGPDIEAFRSQTRECNLGGKFIFGGRRSDISRILQSCDIGVQASQGEAFSLSILEYMSAGLATVVPDNCGNKEAISSGENGVLYPPRDHENLVRTLSALIDDEPYRKKLAASAVDTVKRRFTIEKANREFVEVISRIF; translated from the coding sequence ATGAAGGGAGAAAATGTAGCATTGCAGTCCTTCCCTTTTGCGAAAGGTCAGAGGGCCGATGGGAATATACTACTGGTCGCCAACTATGCCTCGGATGTTGGTTATGCCTGGTGGTTGATGGAGAATTTCTGGGTTCAGATCGCCCAATATGCCTCGAAAGGATCGAAAAAATGTTTCCTGCTCTATCCGAAAATCACCACGGTTCCCCCGGCGATAGCAGAGTCATCCATTCAGCTGATTGAAGGAAAATTCGCTTTCCGGCCCAAGCCCGTCCGGGAAAGATTAAAAAAAATTATCAGAGACAATGATATCAGGTTCATCTATCTTACGGACAAGAAGAACTACGGCATGGAGTACTTCTCCTTGAGAAGATGGGGGGTCGAGAAAATCGTGGTCCATGATCATGCGCCCGGAGAACGGCCTCTCGCGCCCATGTGGAAAAGGATGTTCAAGTCGTCTGTTCATGCACTGGGCTGGTTTTCCTGTGATCATTACATCGGGGTTTCGAAGTTCGTCTATGATCGTTTTCTCGAGAGCGGATGTATACCGGCCGCCAAATGTTCCTACGTGCTTAATGGTATCCATCCCATAACCATGAGTCAAGATAACAGAAATTACGCCAGGCGGCAATTTTCCATCCCCGCAGAGGCCGTCGTTGTCGTTACTACCGGACGGGCGACCTACTATAAGGGAATCGATTTTTTGATCCGCTGTGCCCATGCACTCATCAACGAACAAGGTAAAAACAATGTCTATTTTCTCTATTGCGGCGATGGCCCTGATATCGAGGCATTTCGCAGTCAGACAAGGGAATGCAATCTGGGCGGCAAATTCATTTTTGGTGGAAGAAGATCGGATATCTCCCGGATTCTCCAGTCCTGCGATATTGGTGTCCAGGCGTCTCAGGGCGAGGCCTTTTCCCTCTCAATACTTGAGTATATGAGTGCCGGACTGGCAACGGTTGTGCCCGACAACTGCGGCAACAAGGAGGCCATCAGCAGCGGCGAGAATGGAGTTCTCTACCCTCCCCGGGATCACGAAAATTTGGTGAGGACACTTTCCGCATTGATTGACGACGAACCATACCGGAAGAAACTGGCCGCTTCAGCCGTGGATACCGTCAAACGTCGGTTCACCATCGAGAAGGCCAACAGAGAGTTTGTCGAGGTCATCTCCCGCATATTTTAG
- a CDS encoding sulfotransferase family protein yields MVGTRWKKVVRRCLGEMHRELKITFTPVPTGKRWVFIVGCYNSGTTLLSEILSTHPLISGLTTEGQFLTDQFPSDHILGLPRMWVRREDLYRLTEKDEGPDVARIKKEWGMRLDLSKTILLEKSPPNGARTRWLQKHFEDAHFIAIIRNPYAAIEGISRKAEPQHLKDGWPLQDCARQWVRSNEVIEEDSHYLDRFMWTRYEDIVEKTTAELARILRFTGIEERWNFDPQKPFAVHERNEPIKNMNMQSLRRLSREDLEIINGIAGKHINHFGYEVISEPLLRVAS; encoded by the coding sequence ATGGTCGGCACTCGATGGAAAAAAGTAGTACGGCGTTGTCTCGGGGAGATGCATCGCGAATTGAAGATCACCTTTACTCCTGTTCCCACCGGCAAGCGCTGGGTTTTCATCGTTGGCTGCTATAACTCAGGGACCACGCTTTTGAGTGAGATTCTCTCCACGCATCCGCTGATCAGCGGTCTCACCACCGAAGGGCAGTTTCTCACCGACCAATTTCCCTCGGATCATATATTGGGGCTGCCGAGAATGTGGGTACGCCGCGAAGATTTGTACAGGTTGACGGAGAAGGATGAAGGACCCGATGTGGCGCGCATAAAAAAGGAGTGGGGGATGAGACTGGATCTCTCCAAAACCATTCTCCTGGAAAAGTCTCCGCCGAACGGGGCGCGAACCCGCTGGCTGCAAAAGCATTTTGAAGATGCCCATTTCATCGCCATCATTCGCAATCCCTACGCCGCCATTGAGGGAATCTCCCGCAAGGCCGAGCCGCAGCATCTAAAGGACGGCTGGCCCCTTCAGGACTGCGCCCGGCAGTGGGTGCGCTCAAACGAGGTAATCGAAGAAGATTCACACTACCTCGACAGGTTCATGTGGACCCGTTATGAGGATATCGTTGAAAAGACCACGGCGGAATTGGCGCGGATTCTGCGCTTTACCGGCATCGAGGAGAGGTGGAATTTCGACCCGCAAAAACCTTTTGCGGTTCATGAAAGAAATGAGCCGATCAAGAACATGAATATGCAAAGTCTGCGGAGGCTTTCGCGCGAGGACCTTGAGATAATCAATGGCATTGCCGGAAAACATATCAACCATTTCGGCTATGAAGTCATCAGTGAGCCTCTTCTGCGAGTCGCCTCATGA
- a CDS encoding glycosyltransferase, giving the protein MNDNRKKILYVESNVDGTIGGSYFSLLYLIQGLDKTKYVPTVAFYRENELIERYEKAGCKVHIIDKAMPLNFFKKNNNQYTSNKVSSIYGPPLLVLQKLINYFRLFLLPSFQCIGFIKREKIDLIHLNNTLLRPQEWILASLFTSSHVVAHERGINDSYPFLYRLNAKRLKAIFCISKSVENRLLENGFPKKQLHLVYNGLDPEEFTISKSKETIMDEFELNISDPVIGLIGNIKPWKGQGLMVRAMDLIVEKIPNARCLIIGTWAESARDYYDDIRKLISERNLEKNIIITGYRTDIPCLINVLRVVVHASIQPEPFGRVLLEGMVLGKPVVTPDIGAGPEIVEDGETGSIFASGDPRSLADAILHLLENPQIAEEMGDAGRKRVVEHFHIRRNIKSIESIYASIFNNQPLFSSRTVGAD; this is encoded by the coding sequence GTGAATGACAACCGCAAAAAAATACTGTATGTCGAATCAAATGTTGATGGGACCATCGGCGGATCATATTTCAGCCTTCTCTATCTCATCCAGGGACTTGATAAGACTAAGTATGTCCCTACGGTTGCTTTCTACAGAGAGAACGAATTGATCGAGCGGTACGAAAAGGCGGGCTGTAAGGTCCATATCATCGACAAAGCCATGCCATTGAATTTTTTCAAGAAGAACAATAACCAATATACTTCAAACAAAGTCTCTTCCATCTATGGCCCTCCTCTTCTTGTTTTGCAAAAGCTAATTAACTATTTCCGTTTGTTTCTCCTGCCGTCTTTCCAGTGTATCGGTTTCATCAAAAGAGAAAAGATTGACCTCATTCATTTAAATAACACACTCTTACGTCCTCAGGAGTGGATTCTGGCTTCGCTGTTTACAAGTAGTCATGTCGTGGCTCACGAAAGAGGAATAAATGATTCCTATCCGTTTCTCTACCGATTAAATGCAAAGAGATTAAAGGCTATCTTCTGCATTTCGAAGTCCGTTGAAAACAGACTTCTTGAAAACGGTTTTCCCAAAAAGCAACTGCACCTGGTTTACAACGGCCTGGATCCCGAGGAATTTACTATTTCCAAGTCAAAGGAAACCATAATGGATGAGTTTGAACTGAATATCTCCGATCCTGTCATCGGGTTGATAGGGAATATTAAACCATGGAAGGGGCAAGGGCTAATGGTCCGAGCAATGGATTTGATTGTCGAAAAGATACCTAATGCCAGATGCTTGATAATAGGCACCTGGGCGGAGTCAGCGCGAGATTATTATGACGACATCCGCAAACTCATATCGGAGAGGAACCTTGAGAAGAATATAATAATTACGGGTTATAGAACAGACATTCCATGCCTGATCAATGTTCTTCGCGTCGTTGTTCATGCTTCCATACAGCCCGAACCTTTCGGCAGGGTCCTTCTGGAGGGCATGGTCCTCGGAAAGCCAGTGGTCACGCCTGATATCGGAGCGGGTCCTGAAATTGTCGAGGATGGTGAAACTGGGAGCATCTTTGCCTCAGGAGACCCTCGCTCCCTGGCGGATGCCATTCTCCATCTTTTAGAAAACCCGCAGATCGCTGAGGAAATGGGGGATGCGGGGCGCAAAAGAGTCGTAGAACATTTTCATATCCGCCGAAATATCAAGAGTATCGAGAGTATCTATGCCAGTATATTCAACAACCAGCCACTTTTCTCCTCTCGTACAGTTGGGGCTGATTGA
- a CDS encoding Lcl C-terminal domain-containing protein yields MKIYTLLLMIVLSVTAVTNLFAAPADVPMTGQATSFSSDSDFEDGDLQRGFPLPSPRFVANGNGTVTDNLTGLIWLRDAGCAGLNNWQETLSWVDSLDSGVCGLTDDYSPGEWRLPNILELWSLMDFGTDTTALPATPHFINVPSSGGNYDYWSSSPYPTYPDEGQVYKANFEHGIIARQGEASSNNGWAVRGENTYYSLDISMPGSGSGTVTGAYTSTSDDVGIYCRDDCRFFFDADSVFDAGSNLSLTATADDDSRFRTWLGDCDSAGNVTLDASKVCTAMFTKKSAILMMVVPAISGNGDR; encoded by the coding sequence ATGAAAATATATACCTTGCTTCTCATGATTGTGCTCAGTGTGACGGCAGTGACAAATCTTTTCGCCGCCCCGGCGGATGTGCCAATGACCGGACAGGCTACTTCATTTTCCAGTGACAGTGACTTTGAAGATGGGGATCTGCAACGCGGCTTTCCCCTTCCTTCACCCAGGTTTGTCGCCAACGGAAACGGCACGGTAACCGATAATCTCACCGGCCTGATATGGTTGCGCGATGCAGGTTGTGCAGGCCTGAATAACTGGCAGGAAACCCTTTCCTGGGTGGATTCATTAGACAGTGGAGTTTGCGGTTTGACTGACGACTACAGCCCTGGGGAATGGCGCCTTCCCAATATTCTCGAATTGTGGAGTCTGATGGATTTCGGAACCGACACTACCGCTCTTCCGGCCACGCCCCACTTCATAAATGTGCCGAGCAGCGGCGGCAATTACGATTATTGGAGTTCTTCGCCATATCCAACGTATCCGGATGAGGGTCAAGTATATAAGGCCAACTTCGAGCATGGGATCATTGCACGGCAGGGGGAGGCAAGCAGCAATAACGGTTGGGCCGTAAGAGGAGAGAATACCTATTACAGCCTCGACATCTCCATGCCCGGTTCAGGATCGGGGACAGTCACCGGCGCCTATACCTCCACCTCTGACGACGTCGGCATATATTGCCGGGACGACTGTAGATTTTTCTTCGACGCCGATTCTGTATTTGATGCCGGTTCTAATCTGTCCCTGACCGCTACAGCCGATGATGACTCTCGTTTCAGGACCTGGCTCGGTGATTGCGATAGCGCTGGCAACGTCACACTCGATGCGTCGAAAGTATGTACTGCCATGTTCACTAAAAAGAGTGCCATACTGATGATGGTGGTGCCGGCTATCAGTGGCAACGGCGACAGGTAA
- a CDS encoding Lcl C-terminal domain-containing protein, which translates to MRKTGIIIALATLFISPLVMAEQNMPRTGITEDLSGVAGDDGEIQAGMPHPIPSFIDNGDGTVRDNLTGLIWLKNVNCGGDMSWTDALDWAVSVSDGECGLSDGSGAGDWRLPNIRELVSLMNFKYRQPALSNANGSAQWSEGNPFNNGQFLQSTALYWTSTSAFADNFAHTVNIARGITATYDKVNPVNDIGIAVEIYSWPVKDCSSIGGGGCD; encoded by the coding sequence ATGAGAAAAACAGGAATAATTATAGCGCTGGCGACTTTATTTATCTCCCCGCTGGTGATGGCTGAACAGAATATGCCACGCACCGGTATAACCGAAGACCTAAGCGGAGTCGCAGGTGATGACGGTGAAATCCAGGCTGGCATGCCTCATCCCATTCCCAGCTTCATAGACAATGGCGACGGGACGGTCAGAGATAATCTTACCGGTCTTATTTGGCTGAAAAATGTCAACTGCGGCGGTGACATGAGCTGGACAGATGCCCTCGACTGGGCGGTGTCGGTTAGCGATGGAGAGTGCGGGCTGAGCGACGGGTCCGGCGCTGGTGACTGGCGGCTGCCTAATATTCGTGAGTTGGTAAGCCTTATGAATTTTAAATATCGCCAGCCGGCATTGTCGAATGCGAATGGTTCAGCACAGTGGAGTGAGGGCAATCCTTTCAACAACGGCCAGTTTCTCCAGAGTACTGCGCTTTACTGGACCTCCACTTCCGCTTTTGCGGATAATTTTGCTCATACGGTCAATATAGCTCGAGGAATTACCGCAACATACGATAAGGTCAACCCGGTAAACGATATAGGTATCGCGGTAGAAATCTATTCCTGGCCGGTAAAGGATTGCAGCAGCATAGGCGGTGGTGGATGCGATTAG
- a CDS encoding polysaccharide lyase: protein MNCKYYVLLIIFGSIALAGNPVVADMIGSGRNITSFPHHENFNSTEYVDALVLQYDDISTFTHESSGGWQGSGAPKFTFVSGSNEKGSGLGVWNLPSGSGSRVKRINIRWLAYYGSGYHNAQTSEVKTLIVRRSNADFSGIGDSGQRGMILEHHNSAEQSPYICENIECGGQEPPEPGKTRFNIVDHLEEWISFEAELDLNTGVFSLFIDTLDGEQNSEGGRSPYQTYTYVDTSNWWYHVQRIMGYWEARSFSGSDPTAYFKLDEVVIDTNYIGPPSGFGSQGSIRPGVSIPSGFSISSTTSNTPLEPIADTGLPWRATFESADFSEFNRSVTSNLAVSSDAPRSGTYCATAPLTRGTHSDNYADFVFGDFFNVNREKVEEVYLQLYSKFSSGYSWPSNSQKIAIINLTDGQSSQRRYQVYVYVNRYGQYAVDHSYIDTWQFNGLPTNIGSPAAVVGDRWDKLKLFVRLNTPGASDGIVRLWVNDTLKIDYNNVDIRQRSNYGMNKLILSSYATDSSGSNGRQWYDDLILAQTNPI from the coding sequence ATGAACTGCAAGTATTATGTATTGTTAATTATTTTTGGAAGTATTGCCCTGGCGGGCAATCCCGTCGTGGCCGATATGATCGGCAGCGGCAGAAACATAACCTCTTTCCCGCACCACGAAAATTTCAACTCGACGGAGTATGTCGATGCACTGGTGCTGCAATACGACGATATCTCCACCTTCACCCATGAATCTTCCGGCGGCTGGCAGGGAAGCGGAGCCCCGAAATTCACCTTTGTCAGCGGCAGCAATGAGAAGGGTTCCGGACTGGGTGTCTGGAATCTTCCCTCCGGCAGCGGCAGCAGGGTGAAGAGGATCAATATCCGCTGGCTTGCCTATTACGGAAGCGGTTATCACAACGCCCAGACATCAGAGGTGAAGACACTCATCGTCAGAAGAAGCAACGCCGACTTTTCCGGCATAGGCGATTCCGGTCAACGCGGTATGATATTGGAGCACCATAATTCCGCTGAACAGTCGCCTTATATCTGCGAGAATATCGAGTGCGGCGGACAGGAGCCCCCGGAGCCGGGCAAAACCAGATTCAATATAGTCGATCACCTTGAAGAGTGGATCTCCTTCGAGGCGGAACTTGATCTGAACACCGGTGTATTCTCGCTCTTTATCGATACCCTCGACGGGGAACAGAACTCCGAGGGCGGAAGGAGTCCATATCAAACCTACACCTATGTCGACACCTCAAACTGGTGGTATCACGTTCAGAGAATCATGGGCTATTGGGAAGCTCGGTCTTTCAGCGGTTCCGATCCGACGGCCTACTTCAAATTAGATGAGGTCGTCATTGATACGAACTACATAGGTCCGCCGTCCGGTTTCGGCTCCCAAGGGAGCATCAGGCCAGGTGTTTCCATACCCTCTGGTTTTTCGATCTCAAGCACCACCTCTAATACGCCACTGGAGCCCATTGCCGATACAGGCTTACCCTGGAGAGCGACTTTTGAGTCCGCAGATTTCAGCGAATTCAATCGCAGCGTAACCTCCAATCTCGCCGTCAGCAGCGATGCCCCTCGTAGCGGTACGTATTGCGCGACTGCCCCTCTGACGAGGGGTACGCACAGCGATAACTATGCCGATTTCGTCTTCGGCGATTTTTTCAATGTCAACAGAGAAAAGGTGGAGGAGGTGTATTTGCAGCTTTACTCGAAATTTTCCTCTGGATATTCCTGGCCGAGCAATTCCCAGAAAATCGCCATTATCAATCTGACTGACGGTCAGAGCAGCCAGAGGCGTTATCAGGTCTACGTCTATGTCAACCGTTATGGACAATACGCAGTGGATCATTCTTACATCGACACCTGGCAGTTTAACGGATTACCGACCAATATCGGTTCACCGGCAGCGGTCGTTGGTGATCGCTGGGATAAATTGAAACTCTTTGTGCGGTTGAACACACCGGGAGCATCGGATGGCATCGTACGGCTTTGGGTCAACGATACCCTCAAGATTGATTACAACAACGTCGATATCAGGCAACGTAGTAATTACGGCATGAACAAGCTCATACTATCAAGCTATGCCACGGACAGCAGCGGCTCCAATGGAAGGCAGTGGTATGACGATCTGATTCTCGCGCAGACCAATCCAATCTAA
- the asnB gene encoding asparagine synthase (glutamine-hydrolyzing), whose amino-acid sequence MCGIAGFFNIPRNLTPERSILERMIVTLKHRGPDGYGLYYGNGVGLGHARLSIIDLSTGWQPLANEDRTLWIIFNGEIFNYPELRKELIGRGHVFATNSDTEVIIHLFEEKGWQCLEHLNGQFAIAIYDSRKDELFLARDRMGIRPLFYTLHNGNFYFASEIKALFNADPAIPRELDPRAISDIFTFWTPTLEETVFQNVHQLPAGHWLRVDKSGVHTPRRYWEMPLRPDVPGIISEAEYADELRELLIDSVRLRLRADVPVGAYLSGGLDSSTITSLIKNFTSNPLKTFSVSFADKVYDEKEEQQEMVRYLGTAHHEVACSYGDIAATFPQVIWHTEVPILRTAPSPLYLLSSLVRDNQYKVVLTGEGADEMLGGYDIFKEAKIRAFIHKNLDSSLRPLLLKRLYPYLALSPTRSAEYARKFFDTHADPGSLYYAHGPRWKTTGRTHVFLDERITRDISSPRERLANLADDLQGLDFFLGAQFLESKLLLGNYLLSSQGDRMAMAHSVEGRFPFLDHRVVEFAGRIPPQLKMKVLNEKNILKKAVQNLLPQHIVSRKKQPYMAPDILSFFEEQEAEYLDHYLSPHLLRESKIFKPEAVAGLMAKCRKKSRQGFRENMAFVGILSTQIIYDKFIKSFPFETPDELPHVKVRVNDTGSR is encoded by the coding sequence ATGTGTGGAATAGCAGGGTTCTTTAACATCCCCAGAAATTTGACGCCGGAAAGATCAATCCTCGAGAGGATGATTGTCACCTTGAAACACCGAGGACCTGACGGCTATGGTCTGTATTACGGAAACGGAGTAGGGTTGGGTCATGCCCGGCTCTCCATTATCGATCTTTCCACGGGCTGGCAGCCGTTGGCCAATGAGGATCGCACCCTCTGGATCATTTTCAACGGGGAGATTTTCAATTATCCCGAGCTGCGCAAGGAGCTTATCGGCCGTGGCCATGTCTTCGCCACAAATTCGGATACGGAAGTCATCATTCATCTTTTTGAGGAAAAGGGGTGGCAATGCCTTGAGCACCTCAACGGCCAGTTCGCCATTGCCATTTACGATTCCAGGAAAGACGAACTCTTTCTGGCCCGTGACAGAATGGGAATTCGACCGCTCTTCTACACCTTACACAATGGAAATTTCTATTTCGCATCCGAAATTAAAGCCCTGTTCAATGCCGACCCTGCGATTCCCAGGGAACTTGACCCTCGAGCAATCAGCGATATCTTCACCTTCTGGACCCCTACCCTGGAGGAAACCGTTTTTCAAAACGTCCATCAGCTGCCCGCCGGACACTGGCTGCGAGTCGACAAATCAGGAGTGCATACCCCCCGACGTTACTGGGAAATGCCTCTACGTCCTGACGTCCCCGGTATCATTTCAGAAGCGGAGTATGCAGATGAGCTGCGTGAGTTGCTCATCGATTCCGTCCGCCTGCGGTTGCGCGCCGATGTGCCAGTCGGCGCCTACCTCAGCGGCGGACTTGACTCGTCAACCATCACCTCGCTCATCAAAAACTTTACCAGCAATCCGCTCAAGACCTTTTCCGTCTCCTTCGCCGACAAGGTCTACGACGAAAAAGAGGAGCAACAGGAGATGGTGCGCTATCTGGGAACCGCTCACCATGAGGTAGCCTGCTCTTATGGTGACATTGCCGCCACTTTCCCCCAGGTCATCTGGCATACCGAAGTTCCCATTCTGCGCACAGCCCCATCACCACTCTACCTGCTCTCATCGCTGGTCCGAGACAATCAGTACAAGGTTGTGCTCACCGGCGAAGGTGCCGATGAAATGCTCGGTGGATACGATATTTTCAAGGAAGCGAAGATCCGTGCCTTTATCCATAAAAACCTCGACTCTTCTCTGCGGCCCCTGCTCCTCAAACGGCTTTATCCCTATCTGGCCCTTTCCCCGACCCGTTCGGCGGAGTATGCCAGGAAATTCTTCGATACCCATGCGGATCCCGGGAGTCTTTACTACGCCCATGGTCCGCGCTGGAAAACCACGGGTCGAACCCATGTCTTTCTAGATGAGAGGATCACAAGGGATATTTCTTCACCCCGAGAGCGTCTGGCCAATCTAGCAGACGACTTGCAGGGACTTGATTTTTTTCTGGGTGCCCAGTTTCTCGAGTCAAAACTGCTGCTGGGCAATTACCTGCTCTCCTCTCAGGGTGACAGGATGGCCATGGCTCATTCCGTTGAAGGCCGTTTTCCTTTCCTCGATCATCGCGTTGTTGAGTTTGCAGGGCGCATTCCGCCACAGCTGAAGATGAAGGTACTCAACGAAAAAAACATCTTGAAGAAAGCGGTACAGAATCTGCTGCCTCAACATATCGTCAGCCGTAAAAAGCAACCCTACATGGCACCTGACATACTCAGTTTTTTCGAAGAACAGGAAGCGGAGTATCTAGACCATTACCTCTCTCCCCATCTGCTCAGAGAATCGAAAATTTTCAAACCTGAGGCCGTGGCCGGACTCATGGCCAAATGTAGGAAAAAGAGCCGGCAGGGTTTCAGGGAAAACATGGCCTTTGTCGGAATATTGTCAACACAAATTATTTATGATAAATTCATTAAAAGCTTTCCGTTTGAAACACCTGATGAGCTCCCCCATGTCAAAGTGAGAGTGAACGACACAGGATCCAGATAA
- a CDS encoding phosphopantetheine-binding protein: MSEHIASIRSFLFENFLFDAEEDALKNDDSFLEMGIIDSTGVLELVEWLEEEFDIQIEDEELVPENLDSIEQIAAFIQRKKS, from the coding sequence ATGTCAGAACACATTGCCTCCATACGGTCCTTTCTTTTTGAGAATTTTCTCTTCGATGCCGAAGAGGATGCCCTGAAAAACGATGACTCCTTTCTCGAAATGGGTATCATCGATTCCACCGGCGTCCTTGAACTCGTCGAATGGCTTGAAGAAGAGTTCGACATCCAGATCGAGGATGAAGAGCTGGTTCCGGAAAACCTTGACAGCATCGAACAAATTGCTGCCTTTATACAACGCAAGAAGAGCTAA